The following proteins are encoded in a genomic region of Triticum dicoccoides isolate Atlit2015 ecotype Zavitan chromosome 1B, WEW_v2.0, whole genome shotgun sequence:
- the LOC119315711 gene encoding uncharacterized protein LOC119315711 isoform X1: MPILIPDCQNSEYTWARKYEVSGSWWDFNKNSVSSISSTTGTTDSSGIEGVDYEADCLDYDILWEDLVIGEQVGQGCCGTVYHALWHGSDMAAKVFSKQEYSEEMINTLRQEGGLHGLHGVLRARRVHDKADHRRRQHRPQGAAPAGVAGVLAQSQPCRRGRRQDGGPLLSKRQFIPSGLPEQVWALLL, encoded by the exons ATGCCTATCCTAATTCCAGACTGCCAAAATAGCGAATACACTTGGGCTAGGAAATATGAGGTCTCAGGTTCCTGGTGGGATTTCAACAAGAACAGCGTGAGTAGCATTAGCAGCACTACTGGGACTACGGACAGCAGCGGTATTGAGGGAGTAGATTATGAAGCAGACTGCTTAGATTATGACATTCTCTGGGAAGACCTAGTAATTGGAGAACAAGTAGGTCAAG GTTGTTGCGGAACAGTGTATCATGCTCTGTGGCATGGTTCG GACATggcagctaaagtattctccaagcaggAATATTCAGAAGAAATGATAAATACCTTACGACAAGAG GGAGGCCTACACGGGCTTCATGGGGTCCTTCGAGCAAGGCGTGTACATGACAAGGCAGACCATCGTCGCCGACAACATCGTCCTCAAGGAGCAGCACCTGCTGGTGTCGCCGGCGTTTTGGCACAAAGTCAACCTTGTCGGCGCGGCCGGCGACAAGATGGTGGGCCTCTACTTTCGAAGCGACAATTTATACCTAGCGGCCTTCCAGAACAAGTCTGGGCTCTTCTGCTTTAA
- the LOC119315711 gene encoding serine/threonine-protein kinase EDR1-like isoform X2 → MPILIPDCQNSEYTWARKYEVSGSWWDFNKNSVSSISSTTGTTDSSGIEGVDYEADCLDYDILWEDLVIGEQVGQGCCGTVYHALWHGSDMAAKVFSKQEYSEEMINTLRQEVGIYIYNTIPLEFGYNGNETT, encoded by the exons ATGCCTATCCTAATTCCAGACTGCCAAAATAGCGAATACACTTGGGCTAGGAAATATGAGGTCTCAGGTTCCTGGTGGGATTTCAACAAGAACAGCGTGAGTAGCATTAGCAGCACTACTGGGACTACGGACAGCAGCGGTATTGAGGGAGTAGATTATGAAGCAGACTGCTTAGATTATGACATTCTCTGGGAAGACCTAGTAATTGGAGAACAAGTAGGTCAAG GTTGTTGCGGAACAGTGTATCATGCTCTGTGGCATGGTTCG GACATggcagctaaagtattctccaagcaggAATATTCAGAAGAAATGATAAATACCTTACGACAAGAGGTGGGCATCTATATCTACAATACAATTCCTCTAGAATTTGGGTACAATGGCAATGAAACTACATGA
- the LOC119299259 gene encoding uncharacterized protein LOC119299259 gives MEILFSAIIGDLVNRSASFVISKCFQQQPDIDKILQRLERVVLRIDTIVEEAEGRHIANQGMLRQLKLLRQGMYRGHYILDALKFRAIGEEEENKEGALSKFSPAKRLRFSCSTATASGSIYNNMEAQLFGTNNIQEELQRVVDNLEDTIAGMKEFLFLLNLYPRIVRQPYGAYLLLDNCMFGRQMERHRVLNFLLRSGPSPDLAVLPMVGPIRAGKTTLVENVCKDECVRDRFSMVLFFPEGYLRDEGVLDLKENSINDLVKHQNCSSSQHSLLVIVEIAEDINQDTWRRLKSSIARMTPCGGSKIIITSRSDRIVSLGTTEALRLDYLPQEAYWYFFKTLVFGSTNPDEEPKLATMAMEIALEQRQCFTSAHILAGILRDNFNARFWRTVLHCVRAYIKTHLLMFDQHPNLRLREDEPIYYWRMEKSRGYFLISKYHQSDSSAQVPRIRMRDILLECGGTLPRGEFEAVAWTSRIPPYYNYTISCKMQAPQVAVGRRKRVHQDEQHLI, from the coding sequence ATGGAAATCCTCTTCTCTGCAATCATAGGCGACCTCGTTAACAGGTCGGCGTCGTTCGTGATCAGCAAATGCTTCCAGCAGCAGCCTGACATCGACAAGATCCTCCAAAGGCTAGAGAGAGTTGTGCTGAGAATCGACACCATTGTCGAGGAGGCGGAGGGGCGGCACATCGCCAACCAGGGGATGCTCCGTCAGCTCAAGCTGCTGAGGCAAGGAATGTATAGAGGCCACTACATTCTTGACGCCTTGAAATTTCGAGCCatcggcgaggaggaggagaacaAGGAAGGTGCATTGTCTAAGTTCAGTCCTGCCAAACGGCTCCGTTTCTCTTGCAGCACCGCCACCGCCAGTGGTAGTATCTACAACAACATGGAAGCACAGTTGTTTGGTACAAACAACATACAAGAAGAGCTGCAGCGGGTAGTTGACAATCTTGAAGACACCATAGCTGGTATGAAGGAATTTCTTTTCTTGTTGAACTTGTATCCTCGGATAGTCCGCCAACCTTATGGCGCATATTTGCTCTTGGACAATTGCATGTTTGGTCGCCAAATGGAACGGCACCGGGTCCTGAATTTCTTGTTGCGTTCCGGTCCTTCTCCAGACTTGGCAGTGCTTCCCATGGTTGGTCCAATAAGAGCAGGGAAGACCACTCTTGTTGAGAATGTCTGTAAAGATGAGTGTGTGCGTGACCGTTTCTCGATGGTTCTCTTCTTTCCAGAAGGTTATCTCAGGGATGAAGGAGTGCTCGACCTGAAAGAGAACAGTATTAATGATCTAGTCAAACATCAGAATTGTTCTTCTTCTCAACACAGCTTGCTGGTTATTGTCGAAATAGCCGAGGACATTAACCAGGACACATGGAGAAGGCTGAAATCTTCCATAGCTCGCATGACGCCATGTGGTGGGAGTAAAATCATTATCACCAGTCGATCAGATAGAATTGTGAGTCTTGGGACAACAGAAGCGCTTCGGCTAGACTATCTGCCCCAAGAAGCCTATTGGTATTTTTTCAAGACCCTTGTGTTTGGGAGCACAAACCCTGATGAGGAGCCAAAACTGGCAACCATGGCCATGGAGATCGCTTTGGAACAAAGGCAATGCTTCACAAGCGCGCATATCCTTGCTGGGATACTGAGAGATAACTTCAATGCTCGATTTTGGCGCACGGTTCTTCACTGTGTGAGAGCATATATAAAGACACATCTCCTTATGTTTGACCAGCACCCAAACCTCCGGCTGCGGGAAGATGAGCCGATATACTACTGGAGAATGGAGAAGAGCCGCGGATATTTCTTGATTAGCAAGTATCATCAGTCAGATTCCAGCGCACAAGTCCCTAGGATCAGGATGCGGGACATTCTCCTGGAATGTGGTGGTACACTACCCCGTGGAGAATTTGAGGCTGTTGCGTGGACGTCTCGCATACCGCCCTACTACAACTACACTATAAGCTGTAAGATGCAAGCACCACAAGTGGCAGTGGGAAGGAGGAAGCGCGTGCATCAGGACGAACAACATTTGATTTGA